In Thermodesulfobacteriota bacterium, a genomic segment contains:
- a CDS encoding KTSC domain-containing protein codes for MIAGPLARFTVVSSVINSIGYCLESRALEIEFQSGAVYRFVDVPKETFEDFLKAESKGSFFNKHVRSLFAFGRAA; via the coding sequence ATGATTGCAGGACCGCTTGCGAGGTTCACCGTTGTTTCTTCAGTCATCAATTCAATCGGCTACTGCTTGGAGAGTCGGGCGCTGGAGATCGAGTTTCAATCTGGCGCGGTGTACCGCTTCGTGGACGTTCCGAAGGAGACGTTCGAGGACTTCCTGAAGGCTGAGTCCAAGGGTTCGTTCTTCAACAAGCATGTGCGAAGCCTGTTTGCTTTCGGGAGAGCGGCTTGA